TGATCTTTGAGTTTTTCGAACTGCTGGCATAAGACAGGTCAGGATTGGCCGCACGGGTAATGGTTACAAATGTCTGGAGGAACGTACCTCATACTTCTGTACTTTCGCTATTCACACGGTGACATGTATGGATGTGAACAATGGGAGGAATCATTCAAGAGCTACCAGAGCTGACGAAAGCTGCTTGGAAAAGCCGTAGATTGGAAAGCATTGAATGAAACAACCGAGGGACTGATGGATTGGAAAGAGTACGTACTTATAGTGTCTCACGCTCAACTTACTGACCGCTGCACCGTCAGTTGTGTTGCTGATTGGCTCGGTCACGTGACATATATTCTGCTGCAAGACGTCGGCCTGACCCCCACAATCTTTTGATTCCGTCGAGATGTTGGTCGCCGGTCTGATGcgatggaggaagggatcGATGGTGGTTGACGCGTAGTTGATGGCGACAAAGCAGTTCAGATGGTGTAAATACAGTCTCTTATATACTCAAAGCATAAACAGCACTGGATAGACACCATCAAACCTACTGGCTGGAAATAGCCCGGTACCGGCTTGTCAGTTAACGACCAAATCATTCGACTTATTAGCGACGCAAGGCAGATCGTTTACAGACTGTACGACCGCCAGTGTCATCTACAAAACCTACGCATCGGCTTCTCTCGTCTCTCATACCAATGATAAAGATTAATTAGCTGGACTTGGAGTGGCTCAATATCAAAGAACTCAAACCATCTCGCAGGATTTAGAAGCAAGAGGGATCGTGATGGCTTTCTCGATCTCGAGTCGCCAGCTACCACGGCCAAGCATTGATAGTAATGTAACTGCCGGTGCAGACgatgtggaggatggggagacTGTAAGCATGCATTGGCTCATGATCCGCGCATCGAAATGCTGACATGCATATAGATTGAAAGTCTGGAAAATAAGTTAGCCATCGAGCGAAGAGTTCAATATGGTGCAGAGAAGATGTTAGATGTAAGCATATTTCCAACCGAACGACATCAATCTGACACTATTATCAGGTTatagagaagaaggatggaggtGCAGATGGCGCTGAACAGGAAAAGGTGAAGGCTAATATAACAGCTCAGCTCGAAGCAGCCAACGAGCACATCAAATCACTAGAAGCAAAGTTGGAACGATTGAGAGGTAAGTCACACTGCGTTAAGGACAAGAACGCAATGCTCATGCTGCTGCAGGTACACCTCAAAGAACTCGCCGGCGTCCCCAAGCCCGATTACACGGCTACCCCTCATCGTCCTCTCTCAACcctctctcatcatcacaCTCTTCAAACGCTCTCCTGTCAGCCCAACGTCCCCGAGTACTTCGACAGCATTCCAACCTTACGCCCGAACGAGACCGTGAAGATGGTGGCTACTTCACCCAAGGCCTTGGGACACCCTCTAGGGGTCTACCAAGAATGGGAACGTCATCAACCTTGGCCAGTTCTagtggaggaagtggtAATCGGCCAAGAAGTCGAAGCGCCGGAGAGGATGTACTTTCCGCGAGTTCTTCATGGGATCAAAGTTCTGGGATcttgatggaggatgagaataCATCGGTGCTCTTGGATAATGTAAGAATTTTTTTAAGACGGCTCAAGGAaattggaagagggaaggggaaagagagaccTGTAGATAACGGGACTGAGGAGTTGGAGGTGTTGGCTAGGTTAGGTGATATGTTGAAAAAGTCTGAAGGATTGAGATTAAGCGTTGAGTTGGACGAAATTGTCCAAAGGTGAGCCTATCTCATGTTTCCATTTCATACTTTTGCTTATAAGAGGTATAGTGTATTACCATCCTTAGACGACTCATCGGCCCCCAAAAGAAGAGCGGCTGCCTATCGCATACTACGCTACATCCTCACGCGAGAGTCATGGGCTAAAATGCTTTCGGCTGGTATTGAATGGCTCTTCATACGAACATTCACACGTGACGCCAAAGCGGTACATGAAAGAGAACAAGCTCTTAGACTAATACGCTCTGTCATtgttcttccacctccttctttgcgGCCTATTTCTTCCCCCGTACGTTCGAGATCCCATTCTCAGTCACAAGCGTATTCGCGTTCGAATTCTCGCTCCACTAAGAGAGGTGTGAACGGAGATCATGAGGAGGGATTTGTAGCAGTAGTAATGGAGAACAAGGTGCCTTTGACAGATGGGATCGTGAGGGCGGTTGTCAGTGTAGCAGAAAATCCCGATGATGCAATGCGAACGATATGCATGGAGACACTTTTGGAGATCGGTGAGCATTGGTATCCTTGTTTAATGGGTGCAGTAAAAGCTGACGAGCAACATAGGTCTACTCGACTTGGAATGTCTCGCTCGGTCTAACGCTTTCCGCACAGTCTTGTTAACCTTCAAGGACGGACCTGCCGAACTCGGTCCAGCGATTACAGGATTACTGCTTTTCCTTGTGAATAAACCGTCCACAAGagaacttcttcttcccggCTCGGACCTGGAGGTAGGTATCCAGTTTTCACATGATCAGGAAGCATTCGTAAAGCTGACGTGGGTGCTTCAGACCGTGTTGGTGGGTCTGACAGAAGCATATGGCAAGATACCGACAAGGCTTCATGGAAGACACTTGGAAAATCTGGAACAATGCGTGGCAAACATTGGAATGATCTTAGCATCATGGCCAGGTGAGTATTCAAGTGATCACCTAATCAGACGGGATGATGCTCATTCTGCACAAGGTTTGTTATATATGTGCATGGATGATTGTCGAGCAATCAAAAGTCTGATTAGCTCTTTGCATGTACCCAACGCCGATATGCGAGTGAGCCTAGAAAAGCGTTTTGCCGATGCATGGTCACGCTAATGATTTCATCAGAACGCACTGTTaaaccttttcttccaagcTTTGCGTATTAAAATGCCAAAGTATATGAATGCTTTCCTCGATGGAAAGCGTCTGACTGGTAAGGCCGAATTTTTATTTTACTGTTTCTTGATGAAGCAGGGTGTTTACATGAATGGTAGTATACAACCGCACGCAGGAAGCCACAGCGCAACAGCTTCAGGAAAGTAGtaatgaagaggaagagctgcAGTCTTTGACTCTAGTCGACCACTATATTGCGCTTTTACTCACTATCTGTATTGAGTCTGGGTTGCTAGAAGTAAGTGGAAGAATTTCATTGGATTATGGTGGTCTGATGGATTTGGTGTAGGCTCTGATTGCAGTGATTGAAGACGGCAATTCTACGCTGAACAGGAAAGCCACGCTTCTACTGGGTGAAGTTCTTCAAATGGCAAACCGGATTTTACCTCTTCAATTCGCAGCTCAACTGCAGGTGAGGCCTGCTCTGCGCTAATGAAAGGGTGTCATCTAACGGTCATTACCTGCAGTCGTTACCACGTCTATTTACCGAAGCTACAGACTTTGCCAAGCCGGGCGATCGCATTGCCGCACTGTCAGCGCTGTCTTCAATCGATAGTCTTAACCGTAACCAGACCAAGGCGGTCCGACGAGCTGCTGCCGACAAGGCATTCGCATCAACAGCTCAGCAGGATTCTTTGATGCGCGGCCAGAGACAGGTTCAGCAGGTCAAGCTTCGCTTGGGTTTGCAGATCGAGGATAAACAGTTTCAGCAGATGATTGCGGATTCCGGCGTAAGTTTAAATTCTTTATTTCAGCTCGTTAGCACAAGCTTATCCATTTTTTTAGCTGCTTTTGCATCGCGACCATAATAAATGGAATTATGAAGTCATCGTGGACCTCGTTGAAGGACCGTTACTGAATCCAAAAAGGCTGGATGAGGCCATCAGGGCAACCAAGTTTGTCAGACGTTtgttctccttcttccatccataCAACAATAGGTTCTCAACCGTCAAGCGCACTCGGGTGAGTGACTTTACCCGTTGAAGGGGGAGGCACTGATGAAACGTAATAGCCGAATCATAAATGGGTTAAACTCGGTTGTTCTTTACTATCAACCATGTTGAGCACGCCCGAAGGTATACGGTTCTTGACGGAGGACAAACTGTTGAAGCAGCTTCTGGATTGTTTCAATGAACTTGACCAGGTGGGTGGAATTTTTAAGCCGTACATCGATAATGTGACTCACGTTAATCATGTAGTACGTTGGGCAACCGACTGCTCAACCGCTCTTTGCTCGGGATCGCCTGGAGGGTACTCTAACCTACGGATACTTTGAAATGATCGGGACGTTAAGTAAACATAGGGAAGGAATGAAGTGAGCTCGTGTATCTATATGACGAGTGGATGGAACTGATAGCCACTCAGGTTGATGGAGAAATTCAAATTTTTTACCTGTTTCTACCATCTGAGCGAGCAGAGAAGCCGGGATGATATAATCAGAATTATCATTGAATGTTTTGATTACACTCTGTAAGTGTCTGGACTCTTTCGCTGGCCATGTTAACAATTAGTACAGTGATGCGCACCCTCGGATAGTCCTTTCCAAAGCCCTCACTTCCTCATACATGGAAACTCGTCTCTATGCCACTCACCACCTTGgccgtcttcttcaagaacAGCCGGTCCTTGTGGACTGGGGACTTCAACTTATGATCACTCAGCTATATGATACCGCAATGGAAGTTTGTGATGTGGCTGTGATGTATCTCGAGGAGGCCTGTACAGATCCTATGTGGCTAGAGAAAGTCGTGCAGTTGAGGCCGACATTAGAGCATCTGGGCGATGTCGGTCATCCACTGTTTATGCGGTAAGTACTGACGCGCGGATGATTATGGGTCCTGAAATTTTCCTCCGATAGCTTCGTATCGACTAGCGTCGGATTTCAATATCTCAATCAAGCACAGTACATCGAACGAGAGCTTGAGAGCTGGCTGGCTGTGAGTGGTATCCTTCGCCCTCATGGTCCTTGTTGACCATTTCTGGGCTTTTCACAGGAGCGTAATCTTCTTTATGTCATAGAAGCCGAAACATTCATCTCTAAAACGATTCGCCCCTGGGCAAGCGATACCGTAGAAGACTATTGGGTATACGACGGCTTGGCTCCCAGTCATTTCCTTGGTGAACTCACCAAAACTCCCGAAGGCTGCGAGCTTCTGAAAGAGCGAGGAATTGTTGCAGAATTTGCAGAGATAGTGCGCTTACACGGAATGGAAGGGGGCGATCCTTCGGTGTTGACGAATTTGAAGAGTGTACTCTGGGCTCTGGTATGACTATACATCGCACTTTTCGGGTCTCACTAACAGAACCGACAGGGTAACATTGGCTCTACTGAGGGCGGACTTCCGTTcctggaggatgaagagataaTCATGGAAATAGTTGAAGTTGCTGAGCAATCCCCTGTTCTAACTATTAGAGGGTAAGCAGTTGCTACTATTCAGATTGATACTAACCAATTTGAAGAAcctgcttcttcgtcatcgGTCTCATTTCCTCAACTCGTATGGGCGCAGAGATCCTTGAAGAGTTTGGCTGGATAGCCACCAGGACACCGTTGGGTGACACTACGGGCCTCTGCTTGCCCAATGACGTGTCGCGTTTCGTCGCCGTACGTGTATAACTTGTACTTAAAATTAAGTATCTGACAATGTCAGCAGATTGATACCTGGGAACGCCCTGATCTCCGCCCATTCGCCCCTAACCTTCCCAAGCTGCATGGCCTGGAATCAGAAATAATGACATCAATTGCAAACCTCTCTAATTACGTCCTGGCCGCTGGGGCTATGAATAACCTCAAGCGGTAAGTTAAAAGCTTATATTCAGCCGATAACGCTGATCTATTACAGAATCCGAACCCGTCATCCCAAATatttctcctccatcacTCTTTTTCACCGCGCTTTACGAACCATCTCCACGAATCACTTCCAGGCTCCTGTCCGGCGTTTCATTCTTGACCTTTTTGAGCTCAAACTTGAACGTCCAACTCTCATACAATTAGCCGGGATAGAGGCCAATATTTGGCGATCGGCGGAGAGACACGCTGCCAAATAAGAGGCAGTGTCCACTCCTAGCAAGAGGCATAAGGTactggaagaggaagaccaGCTGGTGAAACTGCCGAACTCAATAGCATCACTATCCTTCTGGGCTGGCTCCACTATCACGCCCAGCTTCTCAGGGGGATCTGATTCGAAAGTGAACAAGATATCCTCGGTCGCAACTGCCCATTCTCCAGGGTGCATCGATGCTatggagagggaaaaaagaatgaatAATGACGTTGTATGAATTACTATTTACTCAGACGGTGAATGACAAAGATAAATACGTAAACTAAATAAATACTGGAACCGAAAGGTCTTCTTTGGCGGCCTGAAGAAGTACCTCACAAGTCTCAGCCGAAGGAATCAAATCCACCTTACGGTTTAATATGGAGAGAAGGCCTCTGTAAATGTGGTAGGTATGCACGTCAGAGCAATCTTTTGCAATGGACCTTATCTGACTCACTCGGGCATCCCATGGTCATTGAATAATACAGAAATATGCATGAAATTCACCAACATGGGTCCTGCAaatggtggagaaggataaaATGCAATCGGCCAGATTGCTATGCAATCTTCCAGTGAAAATGGTCATAGCCTTGCTTATGGGCGCTTTTTTATTTAAATTTATATGTATTACTTTGGAGGCGAAAGAGGTGAACATTTATTATATCAACGGGCGAGCTGTCAACATCCTGTGTTACAAAAGCTGACTAGGTACACAAAGGACGCTATCCAGTCTGCTCTAGGGACCATCAACAATCATCTGTATTCAAGATCGGAGGAGAGCCGGAAAGGCAGGCGTCATTCAGCCAGCTTCCCAGATTTATCACCTGTTACTGAACCCATATCGCATAAATTGGAAAGCAGAATGAGAGATATTACTATTAGCGATATTGACCGTCAAAGAGTGGAGGATGTGAAGTTGATGGGTCGTTCGCCCCTGGGTCTCCCGGTACTGGAGCCAATCGCGATACCCCAAGAAGGTTTCTCCgcaaaggagaggaaggttgGCTGGATTGACAATGACACAGCGAATGGCGCTCAGGGTGCCGGCCCGCCATCAGAGCAAGCAATCTAGAAATGGAACTGGAAGAACCGaaagaagtggaggaaatATCAGAGACGGCTGAAGAGCCAGACAAACGAAGAAGTAATATTGAGGGGTACTACTAAAATAAGGCTAAAACGCATGTTCGTGGTTTCCCTGTTGTGCCCTTGGATTTGTTGTGATGTTTGGAGTGTCAAACTGCTGTAGAAATTGAGATGAAGATCAACGACTATACCAAGCATGTA
The Cryptococcus neoformans var. neoformans B-3501A chromosome 13, whole genome shotgun sequence DNA segment above includes these coding regions:
- a CDS encoding hypothetical protein (Similar to gi|19112813|ref|NP_596021.1| required for sexual differentiation and meiosis [Schizosaccharomyces pombe], FASTA scores: opt: 1852, E(): 2.6e-108, (30.494% identity (63.994% similar) in 1397 aa overlap (2-1363:12-1281))); translated protein: MAFSISSRQLPRPSIDSNVTAGADDVEDGETIESLENKLAIERRVQYGAEKMLDVIEKKDGGADGAEQEKVKANITAQLEAANEHIKSLEAKLERLRGTPQRTRRRPQARLHGYPSSSSLNPLSSSHSSNALLSAQRPRVLRQHSNLTPERDREDGGYFTQGLGTPSRGLPRMGTSSTLASSSGGSGNRPRSRSAGEDVLSASSSWDQSSGILMEDENTSVLLDNVRIFLRRLKEIGRGKGKERPVDNGTEELEVLARLGDMLKKSEGLRLSVELDEIVQSVLPSLDDSSAPKRRAAAYRILRYILTRESWAKMLSAGIEWLFIRTFTRDAKAVHEREQALRLIRSVIVLPPPSLRPISSPVRSRSHSQSQAYSRSNSRSTKRGVNGDHEEGFVAVVMENKVPLTDGIVRAVVSVAENPDDAMRTICMETLLEIGLLDLECLARSNAFRTVLLTFKDGPAELGPAITGLLLFLVNKPSTRELLLPGSDLEVGIQFSHDQEAFVKLTWVLQTVLVGLTEAYGKIPTRLHGRHLENLEQCVANIGMILASWPGEYSSDHLIRRDDAHSAQGLLYMCMDDCRAIKSLISSLHVPNADMRNALLNLFFQALRIKMPKYMNAFLDGKRLTVYNRTQEATAQQLQESSNEEEELQSLTLVDHYIALLLTICIESGLLEALIAVIEDGNSTLNRKATLLLGEVLQMANRILPLQFAAQLQSLPRLFTEATDFAKPGDRIAALSALSSIDSLNRNQTKAVRRAAADKAFASTAQQDSLMRGQRQVQQVKLRLGLQIEDKQFQQMIADSGLLLHRDHNKWNYEVIVDLVEGPLLNPKRLDEAIRATKFVRRLFSFFHPYNNRFSTVKRTRPNHKWVKLGCSLLSTMLSTPEGIRFLTEDKLLKQLLDCFNELDQYVGQPTAQPLFARDRLEGTLTYGYFEMIGTLSKHREGMKLMEKFKFFTCFYHLSEQRSRDDIIRIIIECFDYTLDAHPRIVLSKALTSSYMETRLYATHHLGRLLQEQPVLVDWGLQLMITQLYDTAMEVCDVAVMYLEEACTDPMWLEKVVQLRPTLEHLGDVGHPLFMRFVSTSVGFQYLNQAQYIERELESWLAERNLLYVIEAETFISKTIRPWASDTVEDYWVYDGLAPSHFLGELTKTPEGCELLKERGIVAEFAEIVRLHGMEGGDPSVLTNLKSVLWALGNIGSTEGGLPFLEDEEIIMEIVEVAEQSPVLTIRGTCFFVIGLISSTRMGAEILEEFGWIATRTPLGDTTGLCLPNDVSRFVAIDTWERPDLRPFAPNLPKLHGLESEIMTSIANLSNYVLAAGAMNNLKRIRTRHPKYFSSITLFHRALRTISTNHFQAPVRRFILDLFELKLERPTLIQLAGIEANIWRSAERHAAK